From Triticum urartu cultivar G1812 chromosome 2, Tu2.1, whole genome shotgun sequence, a single genomic window includes:
- the LOC125541158 gene encoding peroxidase 2-like — MAKLALLAVLAVLGSVACQASGYGDTYPNPTPIIPPATPPPSPSPGPTPGYPTLTPTVPATPPPVSPPTSPTPPPTLPPSPPPTPVYPTPTATTPAPSPPPASTPTPSPAAIGLKVGYYDNKCPDAEKIVLDAVRNATAGVKAGLIRLFFHDCFVQGCDASVLLNKVGGKPEPEMLGIPNLSLRGFEVIEAAKKKIEERCPGVVSCADILAFAGRDASKLLSGYKINFTMPAGRYDGFVSLKDETLPNLPPPFANLTTLTPMFAKKGLSQTDMVALSGAHSIGRSHCSSFRDRLQPPAKDNSTTSMDATYAGKLTQDCPAGSDPTVPQDYKTPDVLDNQYYRNVMDRKALFTSDAALMTSPKTKELVEKYTWWLIGDFLWYRHFEDAMVKMGNIEVKNSTNGQIRKKCGFVNEPYTG; from the exons ATGGCAAAGCTCGCCCTTCTCGCCGTGCTCGCGGTGCTCGGTTCCGTGGCCTGCCAAGCATCCGGCTACGGCGACACATATCCCAACCCCACTCCCATCATACCACCGGCTACTCCTCCGCCCAGCCCTAGCCCTGGCCCTACCCCGGGCTATCCCACCCTCACTCCCACCGTGCCGGCCACGCCCCCACCGGTTTCTCCTCCGACGAGCCCTACCCCACCTCCTACTCTCCCGCCGAGCCCTCCTCCTACCCCGGTCTATCCCACCCCCACTGCCACCACGCCCGCGCCCTCACCCCCACCGGCTTCTACCCCTACCCCGTCTCCAGCTGCCATTGGGCTCAAGGTCGGCTACTACGATAACAAGTGCCCTGACGCGGAGAAGATCGTGCTGGACGCCGTGCGCAACGCCACCGCCGGCGTGAAGGCCGGGCTCATCCGCCTCTTCTTCCACGACTGCTTTGTCCAG GGGTGCGATGCCTCTGTCCTGCTGAACAAGGTCGGCGGCAAGCCGGAACCGGAGATGCTCGGTATCCCAAACTTGAGCCTGCGTGGCTTCGAAGTGATAGAGGCGGCCAAGAAGAAGATCGAGGAAAGATGTCCGGGTGTCGTCTCCTGCGCCGACATCCTCGCCTTTGCAGGCCGTGACGCCAGCAAGTTACTCAGCGGCTACAAAATAAACTTCACCATGCCAGCCGGCCGCTACGACGGATTCGTGTCCCTCAAAGACGAGACCCTCCCCAACCTGCCCCCACCCTTCGCCAACCTCACTACCCTCACACCAATGTTCGCCAAGAAGGGACTCAGCCAAACCGACATGGTTGCGCTTTCCGGCGCGCACAGCATCGGCCGCTCGCACTGCTCCTCCTTCCGTGACCGTCTCCAGCCGCCGGCCAAGGACAACTCCACCACGTCGATGGACGCCACGTACGCTGGAAAGCTGACCCAGGACTGCCCCGCCGGTAGTGATCCCACGGTGCCGCAAGACTACAAGACCCCCGACGTGTTGGACAACCAGTACTACAGGAACGTGATGGATCGCAAAGCGCTCTTCACCTCCGACGCGGCGCTCATGACGTCACCAAAGACCAAGGAGTTGGTGGAAAAGTACACTTGGTGGTTGATTGGAGATTTCTTGTGGTACAGACATTTCGAGGATGCCATGGTGAAGATGGGCAATATCGAGGTGAAGAACAGCACCAACGGCCAGATCAGGAAGAAGTGCGGGTTCGTGAACGAGCCCTACACCGGTTGA